The sequence GACGATCAAAATATGGCCATTTTTTTATTACTCAAGCACCCATTTTCTGCTAAGACAGTAGCCTAAGTGTTTATTAAGGAATTGGTCAAGTTACACGGCGTGCCTAAGTCCATTGTTAGTGACAGAGACTCAATATTCATGAGTCTCTTCTGGAAGGAGTTCTTTAGATTGCAAGGGACTAGACTGAAAATGAGTTCGTCTTATCACTAGGAGATGGATGGCCAGAGTGAGGCTTTAAATAAATGTCTTGAAACTTATTTCCGGTGTTTTGCTACTGAACAACCAAAGAGTTGGGCTAATTGGATTCATTGGAGCGAGTATTGGTACAATACTTCATTCCAAAGTTCAGCGGGCATGACTCCTTTTGAGGCGGTGTATGGCCGGAAACCCCCGACCATTCTTCAATATTTACCCCAAGAAACTTTAGTTTCCGCTGTGGCTAACGATTTGAGTGACAGGGATGAGCTCCTTCGACAGCTTAAATACAATCTTCAGCGTGCACAGCAAATTATGGTTAAAAATGCGAATAAGCACAGGCGAGATGTGGTGTTACAGGAGGGTGATTGGGTATTTTTAAAGATGCGTCCCCATCGACAGCAGTCCGCTTGTCCGTGGGTTTACCAAAAATAATCTCCGAGGTATTATGGACCCTTCAAAATTATTCAGAAGGTGGGCATGTGTGCATACAAACTTTTATTACCAGCAGATTCTAAAATTCATTCCACTTTTCATGTCTCATGTCTCAAGAAGGCAGTTGGTAATTTCAATCCGGAACCGAGGTTTCCTTCTTCTTTAGAATCTGATTTTTCTCTGACTTTTGAGCCAGAAAATATTGTGGATAAAAGATATAGGAGGAAGCATGGGAAGTTGGTTATGCAAGTGCTAGTGCAATGGAAGAACCGGCCATTGGAAGATGCCACTTGGGAGCTAGCTGATGATTTCCAGTCCCAATTTCCGGCTTTTGGTCTTGAGGACAATACCATTTTTGAGGAGGAAGGAATTGTTACAGGCCCGTCTAAGATAGGCCAAGATCAGGAGCATATATCAGTTTATGAAGAAAAGGGTGACAACCATGAAATAGGCCCAGTCCAGGAATAAAGGCCCATTATAAAATATGTCTATGAGAGAAAGAAGAGGGGACCTCCACGTGATGAGTAAAGTGACGTATAAAGTGGAGAAGCAGATCATCAGTGAAATTATTCTGTTATCATTTTGTTTTGTGAGTGTTTACTAGCTGAGGCAAGGGTATATTTGTATTACAGAGTTTAACTCTGGGAATACTGCAATATTATTAGCTTTTATTGGTTGGGTAACATCTTTGATATCGTTGTGATTGTCGTTCATTCTTATTTTTCACAACATCTTTCCTGTTTGCATGCTTGCATTTATTATCAAAGTGTATTTTTTTTACCCTTGTTGAGAAAACATTTTTTCGCACGAGGATGTGGATAGCTACATGCTGAGTGGACTGGAATTCTACAGAGGATATAGGAATTTATTGGGGGCCTCCCATCAGAGTGTAGGCGCCAATGAAATCAGTACTTTTAATTTTGTTCAGGCGTggaaattttctaaaatatcGAGAACAACCTCCGTTGCTTCTAAACCAGAGCCATAATCCACGCAATCTTCTCGTAGACGAAGGTGTGTGAAGTTTCTTGTCGCAACTTTTACCACTTTATTGATTATGGTATTTTGTATGTTTCTTTGAATGTTTGAATCGACTCGTCTGCTAGAACAACTCCATCAAagaatttcttaatttttgggTGCTTCATGTAAACATAAACCAAAAGGTAGTGGGAAAAAGTCATCTCAACCTGAACGTATACCGCcggaagaacttctgattggaACTGACCTCAGAACAAATGCAATGAAATCACTCGACTTGTTACCTTCACTAATGCACCAAATGGAGTCTTTGATGTTGGCTAGCCAACTTAGGTAAGAAATAGCACATCATACTGGGATTTAAATATTCCAAGCTCGGTGGTATGTGCCTTTATAGCTGTTAACGATTAACTTTAATTGCAATTCCTTTGGTATTTAATGACTTAATCTAATAATTTCATTCATGATCAGATTTTGGAAGCTCTCACCACAGTAGGATGTAAAGAACGTTTCTCCTTGGAAAGTTTGGAAACACTCGGAGATGCAGTTTTAAAGTATGCcattttttgatttttgggtaTGATTTGAAAATACGGTCTAATGTGATTTAAGCTATCTTTAATTTAGTGCCTATTTTTCATCCAAGTGAAAGTTGAATGGTTAGATCTTTGTAGGTTATTAAGGAGTTAGGTGTGATCGAatgaaaaaatgaaattttttgttATGATTTGAAAAAATGCAAGATTCATCGCTAAGCTTCTGTTGAAGCTTGtagtttgatttgaattgtattttgtgtgtgtgtttttttaataTGCCGTATGATTTCATCACATGTAATTGGATGAAAGTGCACTTGTAGATCTAATCCTGTAATTCCAGTCCTCCGCACTTGTAGCAGCCTTGTTTTTTGTTACTTCGTTTATTGCAAGATAGGATGAGATTGCCTCTTTATTGCAAGTGTAACGCTTCTCCTATTGCATGAGGATAAGCTAAAGGATTCtaattgtttatgttttgaacaaATCTATTTTAAAGTGTCAATATAATCATTTAATTTCAACAGTGTATGGATTGTATTTGGCTTGGCTTGATAAATTGGGAATCATATGCTAACACAAGTCTGCTAAATTCTGGTATCCCAAAAATTTGAATTGCTGAGAACTGATCTTTATGATCTTGAACAAAAATTTTTGTGGCAAGTTTTAAAACCCATAACAAGATGATCATACATGTCAGCATGCATACCAAATAGGTTTTTGCTTCTTTTTTGTTTTGGATTTCAGTTTGCAACTGCTGTCTTGTTGGTTTACCGTGACATTCCTacctttttttttgaatttcagtTTGCAGGATGCGTCAAGAATCAGTGTTACAGTCAAGAACAATTTGACGAAGTTAGAAGTGAATGAAATGAATTTGTCTACTTGCATGTAGGTACTTAAATATGTCATTCACGTTGGGATAGCAATTTCTTTTGAGGAAATACGTGTGGATGTGTACACGTTTAGTTTTGAGAAAGTACGTGTGGATATGTGCATATAATTTCGCGTTATCTTGGTGGATAGACTTGTTGACTTATGTATGCTTGTCGTTTTGGGATGGATTTATTATTAGTATAttttaagtttcaaaaatatatttatgtcattattgtacctaaattttaaattacaaGCAATCTGTTCTATTAATTCGGCAATTTTAGTATCAACGTAGTAAATCGAATAATTTACTTCATCATTGATTTAAATGCTGCAGTAATATGTATCCTATTGCTTTGGAAATTTTAGTAATCGAAAAATATGGAAGTAAATCATTATATCCTACTTCGTATATTAATCAAAATACCGAAGTAAAACAAATTCTATTACTTCAGCAATTTCATTAATAGACGAGGtaaaagaatgcattttactgCGGTAATATaggaaattaacgaagtaaaagatattatAACACTTCTTCCGTTAAcgaaattgatgaagtaaaagctATTCTATGGCTTCAGTAATTTCATTAATAAGCGAAGTAGAAGATTGCATTTTACTTCGGTTATAAaagaaattaacgaagtaaaacaCAATTTTTCACTTCGTATACGAACCGAAGTATAATCATAGTTGTTACTtcattaaattcattaattaccaaagtataagcatatgtttgacttcgtaacttatgaaatgagcgaagtaaaatatatgtttttacttcggcaccggtccaattctgcctccaaaaaatgacccaagacttcggtaatttaagATATAAGACTTTGGCGATTCAGCGAAGTAAAAAagtaccctattacttcacgtgacactacttcgaTAATTAAGTTCCTACaacttcggttattaaccgaagtcttaCGCGATTTTTTACCAGTGGCGGAGCCAAAATCACGCAAGAGGGGGGCCAACGAAGAAGAAACTGAAAGCGTAAACACAGACAGAtagatttttgatttttttaaaaaagagatattattagaaaaaaaaaataaaaacaagagaGAGGGACTAAGCTCAAACCTCTCTCAAGatctaaacaattaaataagttTCGAGTGAGTTTTGATATAAGGAAGTTGTCGAACATGATCAAAATgctcaaattaaatttttaattgcagCATCTCATGTTTTTGAAAGTTTTTTTGGATAAAACTTAGTAGATAAAACGAGATTCATTGCATTCAATTTTCTGCTTGTTTATTTAACACTATTTACTCTATCTTTATCAATTAAATTACATTATGATTCATGAATATAGTAAAAGTATATTGTTATCCACGAATATTTTTGACCAATTATTCAACAGATAGAAATAGTCaaacaaaataatcaaagactCAAAAATTAACAATGCTAATTTTATtctttacaataaattttagtatttcTAACATTGATATCAAATGTGTTGTCCCATAATTAAATGAAACAaagatttaaaacaaaaataaataaagagaagaattaagaaatatatGGTCTCAAaaaaccaaaacctaatttttttgagaaaaaatgatttaaaatacacgatatgaaaaaaaaatacacaaaaaaaaagCTGAAATCATTTACGAAATGcccttaaatattttttaaggcAAAACAACCTTAAATCTTATTGTGTGTCACTGTGTTGATCGGCCACTCGGAAGAGTTGAAGAACAAAAATGAATCAAATATCTCATAAAAAAAGAGTTTGATCGCCacttaaaataaattaccttattttatttgagaagccaatgtattatatattaaaaaaatgggGCACAACCCATTaagaatatttaaaaaaataccaaacaaaaccaatatatatatatatatatatatatatatatatacacatacacacacattaattttatttttttttgggtgggggggggggggggggttgggGGGCAGGGCCCCCTAAGGCACTACGTGCCTCTGCCCCTGGCTAAGAGTAATTTCTTGTGAAGAGGAAACTCAAAGCAAATTGGAGGAACTGATCAATTTATTGATTAACAATTTTGGCTTATAAATAGCCTTGCAAAGGATCGCCTCAAGTTAATTGCGGAGCTATGCAAAGCAAACATACATCTATCTGTTTGCTGCGTCCATGCATTACTGGAttttttgattatttaattgttgAGCTATGGTCACAAGTTAAACACAGTAATACAACTACTTTGTTTGTGACTTAGATTTTCCGAGATCCTCCTCATCTAGACGCCTTGACACGCACAAGATGCTGCAACTATGAACTCGGTTTCAGTTGTGGAGAGTGAGAGGATAGGTTGTTTTTTTAGGACCAAGATACAACTCCTGAACTCAGCATAAATACATATCTTGATGTACTTTTCCTATCCTCAAAATCTTCAGCATAATCACTATcagtaaaagaaacaaattattCATTCCCTCCCCTATTGTAGAATATCCCAAGATTTTTTGTGCCTCTCAAATATCTCAGCACCCTTTTTGAAGCTTGTAAGTGAAGCTCAATTGGTTGTCCCATGTATCTACTAATTAATTTAAGCACAAATATCAAGTCAGGTCGAGTTGTTGTTATATACAAGAGACTTCCTACCAATTGCTTGAAGAAT comes from Henckelia pumila isolate YLH828 chromosome 4, ASM3356847v2, whole genome shotgun sequence and encodes:
- the LOC140862737 gene encoding uncharacterized protein, translating into MDGQSEALNKCLETYFRCFATEQPKSWANWIHWSEYWYNTSFQSSAGMTPFEAVYGRKPPTILQYLPQETLVSAVANDLSDRDELLRQLKYNLQRAQQIMVKNANKHRRDVVLQEGDWKAVGNFNPEPRFPSSLESDFSLTFEPENIVDKRYRRKHGKLVMQVLVQWKNRPLEDATWELADDFQSQFPAFGLEDNTIFEEEGIVTGPSKIGQDQEHISVYEEKGDNHEIGPVQE